GTTCTTGGCAATCTTTCGAGAACTGCTGATACAGGTACTCGTATTCCGCGTCGAGATGAGGATCGTTTTCAAAGGTATAATCCTCGCCCACAAGCTTCGAAAGTACGTCTTCGATCTCGATGAGACTAGACGCAAAAGTCTCGCCGGAACAAACCAACATTGGTCTAGTATTTTCTTGCAAAGTATCGATTCTTGCGTCTATCAAAGCCTTCTGAGCGATAACGTCGGCAAATTCCGTGAGCAGTTGTCTTGACTCATACTTTGAATCCAGGAGGGGTTTGACCCTCTTCATTTGAGAGAGACAATCTTCGTAGGCGGTCGAAAGCTCGTCTATAGCGAGCTCCATTTGTTGTCGCAGCCTCAACTGTGCCGCGTCGGTCCACAACTCTAAACTGGTTCGTTCGGAGGCGTCGAAATTGAGGCAAAATTCAGAGACAGATGTGATGTTTTGCTCGTAATCCTGACCACATTTGGTCATCACGTGAGAGACCTCGGACCGAACGAGTTCCTTGCTGACGGTTTCCTGAGCAAGCGCCCAGGCCGCGCGTATTCGTTTATCTTCGAGCAGCTTCGTAGTATTCGTAATCATAATCTGCTTGTTGATATCGTCCTGCTCGGACATACTTAAGGTCTCGGCGGCCAAAGCATTGGCCAACTCTTTTAATTTCGACTCTTTGTACCTATCGACTATTTCCGATATTTCCTTTTGCTGGCGTAAAAGGAAGGTAAAACTGTCGCTACGCGCCGCCAGAACGTCCTTCTTAGGAGCATCGACTGGCGCGGTGGCGAATCCTCCGACAAGCACTAACTTATTGGCTAACACTCTAGTGAGATACTGAACGTAACTCGTGTTTTGGTAGATTTTGGGCTTAGTTCCACGTACCTTACATTTTAAGTTTGAAATAAGTTGACTAGTTTCGACCAATTCGCTAAGAACTGAACACTTATCGAACGTCCTCTTACCGCTCATCGCACACTTCATCTGTCCAATGACAACTGACTCGAACGCGATCCTCTCGGCTATCAATTTAAGCTTCTCCTTCTCATCCAACTGACCGTTGCGTGATAGCGATATCCGCCTTTTTGTTAACTCGCTCATTTTATCCTTAAGAATAGATTCTAGTCTAGATACAACTACACCTATTGACTCTGTCGCCTGAGCACTAGCTTTTTGGTTCTTTTTACACTCCCCGCACGATTCTAGAATATCGTTAACTTCCCGCAAACATTTTTCAGCCTTCTCCTCAGCCTGGGTTGAGCCCAGGCATCGTTCAAGTCGTCGTTTAGATTTCGACACGGCCCTCTCGAGTTTCCTGAGCCTCGATAGTACTTCCAACGAGATTTCATTCGACGGCGTAATGATTTCGCTGCTGCATTCGCTCGAATCTTTTTCAACGTCACTCGTCACTCCCTCAGAGACAGCCGCCACTTTCGTTTCTAATGTGCTCAGCCTGATCAGTACCTTCATCGGTTCCGAGCTCGTCGCGCTGTCCAAAGATTTCCTCCGTATCCTCGCTCTGTCCAAGCttttattctctctctttctctccttctttgGATTGGGACTTGACTCCTTGGAGCTGGTTCCAGCGGAGGCAGGAGCGCTCAAACATTTGCCTTGTTCAATGGCAGAGATTTTTCCCTCAAGTTCAAGGAGCTTTTCCTCCAATTCTTGAGATATCTGAAACGACTCCCTGCCCTTAAGAGACAGCGATCTCCTCTTGTCCCGAGACTCGGCCTTTACCAGTTTCTGCTTCAGTGAACGCACCTGCTTCTCGCTGGCAGTCAATTTGTTGGTAAGATCCTGAATCCTCGCAGCCATCAGTTGGACCTGAGCTTGATTGTTCTCACGGCACCTTGCCGCGTCTTGTCTGTGGGCGAGAATTTCCAACTCCAACGCATCCTGAGTGGCGTGTGCCTCGCGAAGTTCCCTCCGCATTGCCCTAATCTCAGAGATTGCTTTTTCGAATCGTCCTCGAAGTTCTTCATATTCTTCAATCATTCTGTAACAAATTCATTCAGTTAGAATTTTCtagtcgataaaattttcgttaattcTATTCATACCTCTCTTTGTCCATCCCCGTTAGATCCAGATCCAAGTCAATGTTCGTCAAATCACTGAAAGAGTCGAAACTTCTGCCTCGTTCCCTTGCCGTAGAAAGTCCGGATCTTTCCTCCAGCTCCCTAACTCTGGCATAGAGGTGTTCGTTCTCTTCGATTCCTGTTAAAACGtagaataaatattataactATAAATCAGAAAACTTGGAACTAATCTTTGGTTTGCCTGAATATATCCGATCACTACATCCGATCACTACGAACCTTGGGACAATCTGTCACTCAGCGTCGACATTTCGTTTTGTAAGTGTTCGACAGTCGTGTGACTGGACGATAATTCGTTTGTGAGCATTTCGCATCGTTCGGCAGTCTCCCTGAGAATGGCCTCCGTTTCCAACAGTTTACACTCGAGTATTTCCTTGTCTCTGTTATAAATCTTCTTCGCCTTATCGATATCTTCAAGATccttatttctctgctgttccGTTCTCTCGATGGTATTGATCAATTCGTCAACCTGTTTTTCCCTTATCGAAGCCTCGGCCTTTTGCTGCCTCAACCTGGTCAATTCTTTCTCAGCGCTAACGATTTCACTCCTCGCCGCGTTCAGCTGCGACTTCAAATCCTCGATCTCGTTCTCCTGTCGTTCAATTATGACTAGCAAGGTACTCGGGTGTGCCTGATTTTGATCAAGCTGATCCCTCAGCATGCTGACTTGGCTCTCGAGCAGTTCGACTATCAACGGATTGCTATCCCCGTTATTGGCCAGATGATTAGCActctcctcctcatcctcgccGAGCTCGCAACACGCCATCATCAAATCCTCCGACCTGACGCTGTCCAGAGTGCTTCTTCTCGAGGAAGGCGGCGAGCTTCTGCTCCTCTTGTAGCCTCGCGATCTCGAACTGGACCTGGACCTCGCCTTGACCCTCGACAAAGCCGTCCTGGTTAACGGAGGCGAAGGGGGCAGCTCGGACCACTCGTGATTCATTTGGTCCGGCCAGTTGGACCCCTTTAGCGGCAAGACCCACTCCCCGTTCCTCGTGAGCGGAGGTGATATCGGAAGCTCCGACCAGTCGCCCGATTCTCTTCTACCGCCCTCGGAAGCTGTTCTGTACTCTTCGTCCGACGAAAAGAGAACCGAACGAGGTGTTAACGGCGTTGACGGAACGATAGAATCCCTTTCTCGATCATTGATGGACCTAAAAGTAATGGTTTACTAGATTGGTAGGGTATCTAAAGGAGTATGGGTGGTGCAAAGCAGCTAACGATCAGCGGCCACGTTTGGTTTTTAACGTTTTCGTATCAATTCTTACGTTGTAGGAGATTCGGGATTAGCATCCTGTTCATTCTCTGGACACTTGACTTCGGGATTCGGTAAATTCGTAGCTTTTCCAATCGCCGTCATCCAGCTGGATCTTATACCGGCTGTAACTGCAGATAATACCGTAGTTCCACGATCGTCCCACGTCTgtaggaaaaagaaaaagaaactatgTTAATCGAGATCACACTTTGACGAAAGGAATAATTAAGAAACTCAAGAACGGGAATGCTCGCTTTTGTCACATCACAATCAGCGATATGTAACGCCAGCGAGAAACGGAAATCAAGTCCCGGTACTCTGAACTGCACTTACACGTAATTAAATTACATAcaactagttttttttttagtacatTTACGACTCTCTGCCAGGCTACACTAGCCAAAGGTAATCctttcaattcaattacagTGCAACGAACTCTCCAGTCGATATCTACCATGCGACTGATGCCCACTTGCACAGTACAAACAGTACAATATTCTAGCTGCAtggattttatttaaataatatttcaattctgtaaaaaatcgCACTTACCACCGTTTGAAATCCGTAATTTCGAGCCACGGATACGGGAGTAACGGCAGTAACTGTGTTCAAGTCTATAACACCGTCCATTATGCCCTTATCTTCGGCGCTCGGATCTCTGTAGTACATTAATCCACAACCACGAAGCACGAACCAATGCTTGTTCCATTCCTGAAGAGGATCGAACAAAAGAATTACAAATTggattgaaaaatggaaatataaataagagaagaagaaaaataccaaaatattAGTTTTCCAGTCGATGTTAAGTcaagcttgaattttttttctgtctgaTTAATAATACCTTGTTAACGCTCTGTTTCATCAGCCATCCTTTCTTGATATTGAGAAGATCTTCGGCGGGTAAATCGACCCTCAATTCGGAAGTCGGTGAGTATCTCGTGCCGGAAATATCCAATCCGCAGCCATCGGGATCGCCCCTTAtctgttttaaaaatcgataaaagaaattgattaaaaaaaaaagggcgaatgaaagaggggaaaaagacaaaaaaaatccgtATAACGAGCTAATACGTTTACCAATTTGTCCTGATGAGCGGCATTCGCGGCGTCTACAACGTCTCTGGTGGGTTCCGAAGTTCTCGGTTTGTTTCTTCTTACCCTCGGCTGCGTAAGAGACGCCGCGATGTCTCGGAGTTTCCCTTCCCGTTCTCTCTCGTGCTCAAGAAGTATCCTCCGACATGCTTCGTCATCTGCaaaattcgtttaatttttcatatatatataatgagtgtatttattcatcaaatataacataaaacgatgaaaacaagctagtttttttttttgacccacATAAACAATTCGATCagtctaaaaataaattgatacaaATGAAATGTTCCTTAGTGAGAAACTGATGGgaattgttgttttttgttgttgttttttgtaacgataaagagggaaaaaaaatagaaaaaaacttgCTGAGAGAAATAACGACAAAGGGAATAAAAACGTGACAGTCTGAACCGTCTTCTCGCTGCTCTGCGTAAGTTGTACTAATTACACCGAGTGATCAAAGTGTGATAATTAAACTCAATTAGGTAGAGAACGTGGGTTTTAtgtgtatataggtatagatataaaaaaaatacccacGTCCGTCTACACATTAATGTGTTTACGAAGGTATAACTGACCCAATTTCTCGCCGGAGGGAATTCCAGCGTTTGTATTGGCTCCGGATGATCGTTCGTTCTGCTGATTCATTCTCCTCCTCGCCTTATCTTCGGCCCTGAGTTTGTCCCTCGTAGGCGGAGACGCGCTGCTGGCCGGCTGATCTCGATACTGTCTCGTATCGCCGGGAACAATCGGCGGTTTTTCCGGTCCGACCGTGAGGTTGCACCCAGAAGAAGACGccgccgtcgtcgtcgtcatcgtcgacgtcgtcgtGGTCGTCGAAGAGGAAGGGGACGACGTTGCcttcgacgtcgacgtcgacgtcgtaGAGGTGAACTTCGAGGATGATGACAAGCCGTTCTCCGACCCGAGCGGCGAAACCAGAGCGTTCACCACCTTTGGCGAGGAGAGTTCCACGTCCTGGATCCAACTCGAATTGCTCACCCGGGGCTCGGACCTGCAGCTGTTGAACCTCGGCCTCGGAGGATTCGGTGTGTTGCCTGAAGAAATTTTTGCCACAAAGTTAGACACGTACTTGATCGATTCAACTTTCGATTTGCTAATCCGACCTCGAATGATTTTGCAATACATTTTCactcctctttttttttatatacatatatatattgagtATTATTGATCTTATAAGAATTATTGTATTGTACaggtgtacgtatatgtatgtgtaataGGTGTATTTATCACGTATTGTACTCACTTCTTACACCCGGAGGAACTTGGAGGATCGTTGTTTGTCCGCCAGGAAATGTCGCGTTTCGTTTGTGCCTTCCCTGGATgcaagaaaagagaagaaaaaaacaaaacaacacGATTAAATAAACCTGTATCCTGACCTGGATAGATATTGCAATCTGTATGTAGAAGATTGTAGGTTTGTGCAGTTAATTGTACGGTAAaacggttttcttttttgtgtCATTTCCGTGTCAAGgcgaacaaaaaaacaagaaagagagagagagagagatactgCGAAGAAACCGAAACAGCGACACTCTGTGCCacagatatatattataataaatattacgatttaattacaaaaacgaggtaataaaaagtaattaaataCTATTATGGCTCATACAATTTGAACAATATTACCCTGCTTACTAAAATGATCAGTGaattaaattcattcaaacaaatgaagaagaagatgattgaaaataatcggaAATAATAGGCAATACGCACGCAATTCAAGGATCGaaatttacgaatattttaaatacgGTAAAGCGACATACGTTTAGATATAAATGATATATCGCCAAACCGTTCGGTACATATTTGATTTTAAGCTGTTTCTTGGTTGCTCGGGTAATTAAAAATCCactgatataaatatatgcttTCGTTATACACGCGAAGTTTATTAACCGTAAACGTTTCTGttacttaaattttcaaccttaTTTAATCCATTCACAATACAATTTTAACTTTCGTATCAGCAATTAACTAATTGCTTTTAAAcggtaaaaagaaattattattcatcattatAGTTATATTATAGGTACCAATCTACGCATACGAATTGCATTTTATTCCACACGcgattgtcaaaaaaaattgttcattacaaattgtatatatacacgatgTCGACGAGGAGAAGAACACATTAGTGAATTAATTAGCAAgtttatcatcattatcacaCGATTTTCATCGTTATTTCCAATTATCTACGTATTGCGTAGCTGCAGCATTGAATTTCGTTGTTTGAAGGAGAGAACAAAAATTGCGACACTGCAGAAGCAGGAAGAGTGAGGAAACGATGATAACGAtaagaagaattattttcttagTTTTACAACAATTTTAAGTCAACTAAGATTTCGTGATATgatggtgttttttttttttttttttttatggtttactgagtttcaaacaattccaaaatgacgaattaacgattttttctcagaattaatcgttacgataacgttaccaactctGATATGATGACAAAATTAATACCAGGGCTGCGAACGCACTTCtgacgatgaagaaaaataaagcatTACGAATTCTATTTACCAATGGACGATTTAAAAATAGGGTAAATATACCGCCTGAATTTATGCAATTCAGTATACGTTTAATGAAATTCAACGCCTGAATATTGACAACCGGTAGTACGTTTCGGTAAAATGCATCCCAgattgcataaatgcaggcaGTTTTACCGTGCGATTCAAATTGTCCATAATACGTGGGTATGCTTTGTTCATTATAAGGTGATGGAAAATTtggttaaaaatatcgaacgaGTTGCTCAGGCAAACCGTTAAAGTGATTAGCGCCGAGTCTACAAAGGGGCAATTATTAAACTCGACTGCGGAGTTCTTAATCGTTCGTTTAATACTTGCAAGACGTATATAACGTATACACaggtatgtgtataaatattcgaTACGCGTTCCTTTCTTCCTAACGATCAATTCAcaattttcccattttctttCTATCAAACATTGACATTATTCGACGACACGAATGAATTCACAGAGTCTGAAAATGCattataaaattatgacaCGAAAATAATCGAGCGAATTCATTCGTATCTAACAAAGTTAGATAAACGAGGCACGACATATATGACATTATATATAGGTGTGTaaatatgtgcatatatatctAACCTATAGGTCTTCATATCCgtgatattatacataaacgCGGCGCACCTGTAATAAATTAACGATCAGCAATCTGTGACAAGGTGGTTAGATTTCCCAACAGAAAGGCCGTTGTCTTACGTAATATACACCTCCGTTTGAAACGGTATAATCGGTATGTggatacgtacgtacacgtgAGGCGAAATATCTCGAGGCGAAATCGAATCGCGTTTCGCCGCATTCGACTTTGATGGAAGTAACGAGAAATaataagagtaaaaaaaaaaaaataagaatgaaaaaacaagGTATATAATGacagggagaaagagagaagtaaatttttatacctatgtataccATGTTAAAATAATACGCATGCAGGTATTTCATTGATATTCGATACACATTACgcttgaatatatgtataatgaaatattccTACGTATTATGCACGTgacgtaatatatatatatgtatatatatatatatgtatatgtattgcAGCGCAGGCGTCGATTAAACTTAAAAAAACGATATCGCGATGTATTTTTAAACTCGCAATACTTGAGAGAACCTGTATATACAACCCAAGATCTGCGAGAGtagagaattttaaaaataaaaaagataaaaaaaattttaatttcaaaatatttaagaaACAACTTTTGCCTCGGGCTTCTCACAATcgcgaaaatatatatacatatatatgtattacatattacatattatttatacgcACGAAAGTGATATTTTGCAACCTGATTGATTATATCAGCGAGAATATGACATTTTTGGTTATACCTGCATAATATTACAATGTTGAGCAATATTATTACACTCAACGACGGTTCGTGTTGACTTGTTAAACGgttcagaaagaaaaaaaaaaaaaaagaaaaaattcaagttttttttttacttaaatatACATCCAACCTGGACCTAACGCACAGACGATGCGATTACGTTCACTGTAGAAAtgaatgcgaaaaaaattaagaaaagaaaaaaaaaaaaatcatactcTCCTAAATTCCCCGACAGGTGCGCGTCTGCCGATTTCAAGCtcgtatataaaatattaaattatatctgtatacgctaatgtatatataataaattagaTAAATATACCCACGTATTATAAATTctaaaatatatctatacttgcataaaaaaaaaaaaaaaacgtatattGCACCTCTAATTATATCCGAGTATATTTTATCGCCGTCCGTATACAGCCgtgtaaattatataattaaatgtgaaaaatttattcgataatttaggtgaaatagagagaaaaggaagagtgaaagaaaagaaaaaaaaacaacgacaagaagaagataaaacgATAAGAaagatgaataattattacacgcAGGTATGCAACAAGAATATCCatcatgtataatatgtatatatatatatatatatatattatagaaaaatatcCACGGATTTTTGTGTAGGTATatagacacacacacacacatatatatatgcccACGTGTGCTGCAGGATTATGTAAAATCGTTGCGCAAACTCGGCAGCGCGCGTCGTGATTTTGCTCGCTCAAATCCCATTATACCTGcacccatatatatatatatatggatatgtatgtatatagacGTATACACACAACGTACGTAGGCAAACCTCGGGTCGAATACGCGATACAAGTCCTTTCTGCAGTTCGGTGATCCACGCCGCGCGATTAAACTCTCTATGTGCCTATCGAGATGCCTTTGCATGACTACGGATAGTAGGTAGGAAGGTTATGATACGGGCACGTTCTTTGTAATTCTTCTCCTCGACGGAACAGCGATATTTCATTTCCACATTACTGTTATTCgcattgttattgttatcacGATAGTAAATCAATTGTGTTAATGATAAATCGTCGACGTTtgtttattattgattttcggaaattcttttggaagaaaaattttacggatAACTTTTTACAGTCGAATTTTTCGTATTTAGATGTAGGTTAAACGAAggtttgagtaaaaaaaataaaaaaaatcggtggTAAATAAGAAGTCggtggtaatttttttttttttttttcctttttcgttCACTACACGGCACGACAAGGCGaagttgaagttccgaatttgaaatgttccgaaagcgcctgattccgaattatttggtggcgaaaatTGAAGCGAAGAAAtcgaactttgaagaaacaacaaagtttcaggaaagaagaggaaaaggccACTCAACTCAAATTTCCGAAATACTAGATTCCGATAATTCAATTAGTAACGACAGTGCAAAGTTACGATAGAGGAAAATTCCGAgacaataaaatttcgaataattaaaatgtaatcgcacagcgtagtttgctcaacgagtgggtgaaAAACGAATGAGAGAAATCAAAAATCGTAATGACCGGGATTCCGAAGGTAAAAACATCAATAATccaagaaagatcaaagttgcgaaatttcaccaggccagaaattcacaagacagaaaattttcggtcactcgaaatttcgatgtttcggaTTCTCGAATTTCCTCATTCTCGCACTTCTCGAACTTTGACTCGTCGGCTTTCAGCCCATTCGAAACTCCgacgtttcgtcaaagttcTATCTTTTCCCTTCGACTTCCGCCAccgaaaataattcgaaattcgtCGCTTTCGCAGCTTTAAAAATCCGAAATTTCAACTCCCACCCCGCCAGCGGGCGGTAAGTTAAAATTCGAGAAGATCCTCCGAGCTCTTCGAAGTTATTGAACAAACGTCGAATTGCATCCTGAAATACCTTGTTCCTCGGATAGACCTGGAGAACGTCGGCCCACCACCTGGTCTCTTCCCGACAGGTGCCCTTGACGAAGGTCACTCCCTCCGGAGCCGTAACCGCGAGACTGTAGGCGTGACCAGTGACGTCCTCGGCTGCCGCCACCTCCAGGACTCGAGTCATGTCGATCCTTGCCTGAGGTACCGTCTCCGGCTGAAACACAAACGAATTCGTGCTGCCTGTAATAACGCGATTCCATTATACTGCGCCTACCTctgtattattatcataccGCATGGCTATTTCCCGCAGGAAATATCGCAAACAATAACTTGTGACATTCGCACGTCAATAAATTTACAGTGAAATTCATTCGAACTTGAAACGTCATCAAATTAATCTGTTTACAAAATGTGTGCAAGGTAggtaaatttctttttcacgatATGCGAAAATATTCGACGAAGAAGCTATGAATTtctgttgaagaaaaaaaattttaataaattgtacGCAAACGTATGTCAACACGACACATGTGCGTATAGgttatacaatatttatatacactgCACTTTCAAGAGTGAAATAGCCATGAAGATCGTATGCATACCGGGAGAATctgttgaaagttgaaaacgaACCGCGCacgcgcgagttttatcggctgttcgcgcaggctggccaacccgagttttcagccgtCAAACTCTTTCCGCCGGCGACGCGGTTcctacgaattttcgaggttaggaTCTCGAAGAATCGAGAcggcgactcggaaaggtttcggaAGCATTTGTCGTCGGGgcggaaagtcgattcttcgaagaacggtcggaactCGACGCTtgcgctctttgaaaattcaaacgcagacattttgcgtaggttggcccgcctgcgtcGCGAACGAGAATATCGCCGCGGGAAcgtttcgccgaccaatgagatttgaTTATTCGGCGCACgcgcggttcattttcaagtttcacgaGATTCTCCCGGTATAATATCATCTTGTAGTCGATTGCAATCTGCAGCATCGCGAGATGCTAACTAGCCTCCTGCGGTACAAGGAAGAGGAGAGGAGTGGAGAAAAAACGGACATGTGGACAGGCAGCGAGATCAGGCAAGAGGTATGAGAAGTTAGAGAACGGAGAAATAAGAAGGCCGCAGCTTCTTCGACGCAACGTGTATAGACGTACAAATATAGGTATTATTACAAGCATACGACACGTATACATACGATATGTTACACCTACACTATACGACAATCTGCAGCTTATAAACAAATCTcgcgaaataatttcaaaacacACGAACAACTCGCAAAGAACgacaaaagagaaaaattaaaaaaaaaataagtaaataaaaaaacggatGAGATATGTTGAACCGAAGCCCTTCATTTTCCCATACAAGTTGTTTCGTACTAATAATGTGCGTACACATGTACGGTAAAAGTTACCCTCGTACAATGCATAAGTTTGCAACAACGAATGGTGATAACTTTCAATAAGTAACCCGCGAAATTCTCACCCATCCGAGTCTGCGATTCTGCAGAGACTTGAAAGACTCTCTACCTGGAATACTAACCGCTACTTTTCACACTTTGCGAAAGCGTGCTAATTGAATTGCActtacatatgtacataaatgcATACACGACGAACAGCGTGAAGGAAACCTTCGCCAATTTCTCGGTTAAAGTTCATCTTCGTTTCAACgtagagaaaatttatttcaagtatTGTATTATTGTACGTTCgcattgttgttgttattactatACTTATTATATACCAAAGTTTCTCAAATCTACAACACGTATCAATTCGTACGTAGGATGTGATTTGGGCGCTGAATTTTGGCTCTGTGTAATACGTAATATAAACGTGTCAGTTCGTAGACGAAGAGCCGCCTTTGGCAACGAGTCACACACATACGTTACGTACGTATTACAGGTGGACCGAAATCGTGTACAACGATACGAAGTGTCGTAATTCTCTGATTGCACAGAATTGAGCGGtgagaagaggagaaaataaaaaataaaaataagtaggTGCACGTATAGagggggagagaaaaaaaactcggaatgaaaaaaaaagaaaaaaattggacgaaAGATGAAAGAAACCGACTCTAACGAGCGAGGAAATTGCCCGATTATTATGTACACGgaacgtatatgtatgtatttcaCGAGACACGCGTTATATGTGTAACATTAACAATCTCAGATGGCAATCATCGcttataagtataataatgaAAGTGGTCCGATGTACGAgaaacgtttcaattttattcttgttacacgaaaattataataccaACACTTGTTAAGAATGAATGGATgaacgaaaagagaaaaaaaaaaaaatggaaagaaataaGCGGGCAATAAGAAATTcgagcgaatgaaaaataacgtaCGCGCGTAATTTgacgtaaaatttatttcgaaaagAAAGATAATCAAAGTAGGTATGAAAATGAAGTACCAACACACGATAATCATTATCATTTTCCATTGTACTGATTTTGATACGTCCGTCAGCTGAATACGGTGtgagaatttaatttcaatcaatttattttattcttcaaattttttcctcactcCATCTGACGAGACAATCATTTCCAAATGACATAGTATACC
The Neodiprion fabricii isolate iyNeoFabr1 chromosome 5, iyNeoFabr1.1, whole genome shotgun sequence genome window above contains:
- the LOC124183529 gene encoding protein outspread isoform X1; the encoded protein is MSTVGSGSISNARVGSNTTGTASECRKFAPNIFNKSKCSSCFKQKEEHTAEALECNRATRKISKCGYLFVAPGWDFTNPLNRTKRWQRRWFVLYDDGELTYSVDEHPETVPQARIDMTRVLEVAAAEDVTGHAYSLAVTAPEGVTFVKGTCREETRWWADVLQVYPRNKGRHKRNATFPGGQTTILQVPPGVRSNTPNPPRPRFNSCRSEPRVSNSSWIQDVELSSPKVVNALVSPLGSENGLSSSSKFTSTTSTSTSKATSSPSSSTTTTTSTMTTTTAASSSGCNLTVGPEKPPIVPGDTRQYRDQPASSASPPTRDKLRAEDKARRRMNQQNERSSGANTNAGIPSGEKLDDEACRRILLEHEREREGKLRDIAASLTQPRVRRNKPRTSEPTRDVVDAANAAHQDKLIRGDPDGCGLDISGTRYSPTSELRVDLPAEDLLNIKKGWLMKQSVNKEWNKHWFVLRGCGLMYYRDPSAEDKGIMDGVIDLNTVTAVTPVSVARNYGFQTVTWDDRGTTVLSAVTAGIRSSWMTAIGKATNLPNPEVKCPENEQDANPESPTTSINDRERDSIVPSTPLTPRSVLFSSDEEYRTASEGGRRESGDWSELPISPPLTRNGEWVLPLKGSNWPDQMNHEWSELPPSPPLTRTALSRVKARSRSSSRSRGYKRSRSSPPSSRRSTLDSVRSEDLMMACCELGEDEEESANHLANNGDSNPLIVELLESQVSMLRDQLDQNQAHPSTLLVIIERQENEIEDLKSQLNAARSEIVSAEKELTRLRQQKAEASIREKQVDELINTIERTEQQRNKDLEDIDKAKKIYNRDKEILECKLLETEAILRETAERCEMLTNELSSSHTTVEHLQNEMSTLSDRLSQGIEENEHLYARVRELEERSGLSTARERGRSFDSFSDLTNIDLDLDLTGMDKERMIEEYEELRGRFEKAISEIRAMRRELREAHATQDALELEILAHRQDAARCRENNQAQVQLMAARIQDLTNKLTASEKQVRSLKQKLVKAESRDKRRSLSLKGRESFQISQELEEKLLELEGKISAIEQGKCLSAPASAGTSSKESSPNPKKERKRENKSLDRARIRRKSLDSATSSEPMKVLIRLSTLETKVAAVSEGVTSDVEKDSSECSSEIITPSNEISLEVLSRLRKLERAVSKSKRRLERCLGSTQAEEKAEKCLREVNDILESCGECKKNQKASAQATESIGVVVSRLESILKDKMSELTKRRISLSRNGQLDEKEKLKLIAERIAFESVVIGQMKCAMSGKRTFDKCSVLSELVETSQLISNLKCKVRGTKPKIYQNTSYVQYLTRVLANKLVLVGGFATAPVDAPKKDVLAARSDSFTFLLRQQKEISEIVDRYKESKLKELANALAAETLSMSEQDDINKQIMITNTTKLLEDKRIRAAWALAQETVSKELVRSEVSHVMTKCGQDYEQNITSVSEFCLNFDASERTSLELWTDAAQLRLRQQMELAIDELSTAYEDCLSQMKRVKPLLDSKYESRQLLTEFADVIAQKALIDARIDTLQENTRPMLVCSGETFASSLIEIEDVLSKLVGEDYTFENDPHLDAEYEYLYQQFSKDCQEQISGKQHSKEQLKSLSQSLAYLEEDLVNLGKYICGDKIDPSFVWARSNSFNFDSYQSICDKCSELRKRVKRFNDYAKGFSCEQCNQLQETIQRLRAEHNEELEKLRRSQEKDLMDIKGELDNQRYSLTSQYEHEAATLRERARKLESRLNAMDSEHSAHVNELRAAYQRSISAELDTDAETRKRYKEEIKQLRGLCEKGLLAMENSHRRIISEMEEKHRQELESLRIEKEQALSEETQATLAALDAMRKAHEHEVQKEITKFKQEFLKQMQAREDIGALHKEHEEEMEEIKQEILSLSSKYSSKCVESAALEERVGSLAKQLSQAQQHILQLDARNKQLRAHIVSESNDIELNESVQLLRGRDNEIAQQREEIHRLQQQLKHGDNTPRQSSSGPSKSPSLDYSPAYTQHQIRSSHEPIIRAGSEDSKLFSTRPKSSSSLQKLLSSDKPGPFSYKLERIKSISLPYSNDLMRQQGSSSNATKHDNKDTTINFAQSNQEHNNGLTSPLWDSLRPRSGLPHQYQGGTTAMRISSSSGDARWQESKQGQKQQHQETFTLRPNTRHPSRLTPEPTALSVAELTRSPSVRWSGRSCRSLPPTPTPTYHHPLHPPLPAVGMVAERKKRFEL